One stretch of Streptomyces sp. A2-16 DNA includes these proteins:
- the recA gene encoding recombinase RecA gives MAGTDREKALDAALAQIERQFGKGAVMRMGERPNEPIEVIPTGSTALDVALGVGGIPRGRVVEVYGPESSGKTTLTLHAVANAQRAGGQVAFVDAEHALDPEYARKLGVDVDNLILSQPDNGEQALEIVDMLVRSGALDLIVIDSVAALVPRAEIEGEMGDSHVGLQARLMSQALRKITSALNQSKTTAIFINQLREKIGVMFGSPETTTGGRALKFYASVRMDIRRIETLKDGTDAVGNRTRVKVVKNKVAPPFKQAEFDILYGQGISREGGLIDMGVEHGFVRKAGAWYTYEGDQLGQGKENARNFLKDNPDLANEIEKKIKEKLGVGVRPEEPAAEPGADAAVSAAADDAAKVPAPAATKATKAKAPAAKS, from the coding sequence ATGGCAGGAACCGACCGCGAGAAGGCGTTGGACGCCGCGCTCGCACAGATTGAACGGCAGTTCGGCAAGGGCGCAGTCATGCGCATGGGCGAGCGGCCGAACGAGCCCATCGAGGTCATCCCCACCGGGTCGACCGCACTCGACGTCGCACTCGGCGTCGGCGGCATCCCGCGTGGCCGTGTGGTGGAGGTGTACGGGCCGGAGTCCTCCGGCAAGACGACCCTGACGCTGCACGCGGTGGCCAACGCACAGCGGGCCGGCGGCCAGGTGGCCTTCGTGGACGCGGAGCACGCCCTCGACCCCGAGTACGCGCGCAAGCTCGGCGTCGACGTCGACAACCTGATCCTCTCCCAGCCGGACAACGGCGAGCAGGCCCTGGAGATCGTGGACATGCTGGTCCGCTCCGGCGCCCTCGACCTCATCGTCATCGACTCCGTCGCCGCGCTCGTCCCGCGCGCGGAGATCGAGGGCGAGATGGGCGACAGCCACGTCGGTCTGCAGGCCCGTCTGATGAGCCAGGCCCTGCGGAAGATCACCAGCGCGCTCAACCAGTCCAAGACCACGGCGATCTTCATCAACCAGCTGCGCGAGAAGATCGGCGTGATGTTCGGCTCCCCGGAGACCACGACCGGTGGCCGGGCGCTGAAGTTCTACGCCTCGGTGCGCATGGACATCCGCCGCATCGAGACCCTGAAGGACGGCACCGACGCGGTCGGCAACCGCACCCGCGTCAAGGTCGTCAAGAACAAGGTCGCGCCGCCCTTCAAGCAGGCCGAGTTCGACATCCTCTACGGCCAGGGCATCAGCCGTGAGGGCGGTCTGATCGACATGGGCGTGGAGCACGGCTTCGTCCGCAAGGCCGGCGCCTGGTACACGTACGAGGGCGACCAGCTCGGCCAGGGCAAGGAGAACGCGCGCAACTTCCTGAAGGACAACCCCGACCTGGCCAACGAGATCGAGAAGAAGATCAAGGAGAAGCTGGGCGTCGGCGTGCGTCCCGAGGAGCCTGCCGCGGAGCCGGGTGCGGACGCCGCGGTGTCCGCTGCCGCCGACGACGCCGCGAAGGTGCCGGCTCCGGCGGCCACGAAGGCGACGAAGGCCAAGGCCCCGGCCGCCAAGAGCTGA
- a CDS encoding rhodanese-like domain-containing protein: MSVPSVDRTAERAPGIDELLERVRTGFERIGAREAYEAVRAGEALLVDIRYAALRERDGLIPGALVVERNELEWRLDPRGSHRLPEATGHDLRVVVVCNEGYASSLAAESLHRLGLRRATDLVGGFQAWRAAGLPVAVLAARTAAPDGPGRQRTPGVL; the protein is encoded by the coding sequence GTGAGCGTCCCGTCCGTCGACCGTACGGCCGAACGGGCGCCCGGCATCGACGAGTTGCTGGAGCGGGTGCGCACGGGCTTCGAGCGGATCGGGGCCCGGGAGGCGTACGAGGCCGTACGGGCCGGTGAGGCCCTGCTGGTGGACATCCGGTACGCGGCCCTGCGCGAGCGGGACGGGCTGATCCCGGGTGCCCTGGTCGTCGAACGCAACGAACTGGAGTGGCGCCTCGACCCCAGGGGCAGCCACCGCCTGCCCGAGGCCACGGGCCATGATCTGCGCGTCGTGGTGGTGTGCAACGAGGGCTACGCGTCCAGTCTGGCGGCGGAGTCGCTGCACCGGCTGGGGCTGCGCCGGGCCACGGATCTGGTCGGCGGTTTCCAGGCCTGGCGGGCGGCGGGGCTGCCGGTCGCCGTCCTGGCTGCCAGGACGGCGGCTCCCGACGGGCCGGGACGTCAGCGGACGCCGGGCGTGCTGTAG
- a CDS encoding SDR family NAD(P)-dependent oxidoreductase, producing MAVSAYDLTGRTAFITGAASGIGRASAVLLAEAGATVHCADRDEKGLHETAGLIKDAGGTAHTHPLDVTDREQLRRAITSCERLDVLAAVAGIMHSSPVLETRDEDLDRVLDVNFKGVLRACQEAARLMVDRRTRGSIVTMASGAVDTGGPGLLCYGAAKAAVVQLTKTLATEVGRYGIRVNAVAPGWIRTPMTDRHDEDAQAHTEALMSRMSPLKRVGEPEDIAHAVLYLASDASSFTTGQILRPNGGVAMPW from the coding sequence ATGGCCGTCAGCGCGTACGACCTCACCGGACGCACCGCGTTCATCACCGGCGCCGCGAGCGGCATCGGCCGCGCGTCCGCCGTCCTGCTCGCCGAGGCGGGCGCCACCGTGCACTGCGCGGACCGCGACGAGAAGGGCCTGCACGAGACGGCCGGCCTCATCAAGGACGCCGGCGGCACCGCGCACACCCACCCCCTGGACGTCACCGACCGCGAGCAGCTCCGCCGGGCCATCACCTCCTGCGAGCGCCTGGACGTGCTGGCCGCGGTCGCCGGGATCATGCACAGCAGCCCGGTCCTGGAGACGCGGGACGAGGACCTCGACCGCGTCCTGGACGTCAACTTCAAAGGTGTGCTCCGCGCCTGCCAGGAGGCGGCCCGCCTGATGGTCGACCGGAGGACGCGGGGCAGCATCGTCACGATGGCCTCCGGAGCCGTGGACACGGGCGGTCCCGGCCTGCTCTGCTACGGCGCGGCCAAGGCAGCCGTGGTCCAGCTGACGAAGACCCTGGCCACCGAAGTCGGCCGGTACGGCATCCGGGTCAACGCCGTCGCGCCCGGCTGGATCCGCACCCCGATGACCGACCGGCACGACGAGGACGCCCAGGCCCACACCGAGGCGCTCATGTCCCGCATGTCACCGCTCAAGCGGGTCGGCGAACCGGAGGACATCGCCCACGCCGTCCTCTACCTGGCCTCCGACGCCTCGTCCTTCACGACGGGCCAGATCCTCCGCCCGAACG
- a CDS encoding ATP-dependent helicase, producing MVSPAHRALNGFSPATRGWFTGAFDAPTTAQAGAWQAIAEGSDVLVVAPTGSGKTLAAFLAALDQLASTPPPADPKKRCRVLYVSPLKALAVDVERNLRSPLTGIRQESVRLGLPEPEIKVGIRSGDTPAAERRALSTRPPDILITTPESLFLMLTSATRDALTGIETVILDEVHAVAGTKRGAHLALSLERLDELLPKPARRIGLSATVRPVDEIARYLSPQRKVEIVQPKSGKEFDLSVVVPVEDLGELGGSPVAEGNEGAERPSIWPHVEERITDLVQSHRSTIVFANSRRLAERLCNRLNEIAYERATGEPLDEHHAPAELMGGSGAAQGAPQVIARAHHGSVSKEQRALVEEDLKAGRLPAVVATSSLELGIDMGAVDLVIQVESPPSVASGLQRVGRAGHQVGAVSTGVVFPKYRGDLVQAAVVTERMRTGSIESLKVPANPLDVLAQQLVAMTAMDTWQLDDLLATVRRAAPFASLPESAFTAVLDMLAGRYPSDAFAELRPRVVWDRIAGTITGRPGAQRLAVTSGGTIPDRGLFGVFLAGSDPKKGGGRVGELDEEMVYESRVGDVFTLGTSSWRIEDITRDRVLVSPAPGVPGRLPFWKGDQLGRPLELGRAVGAFLREVGSLSKEDARLRLLAAGLDAWAADNVLSYLDEQREACGHVPDDRTIVVERFRDELGDWRVVVHSPFGAQVHAPWALALGAKLSERYGMDAQVMHADDGIVLRLPDADMMSLDLLDREPTRTGTEYDAEQAPVGAADVVFDKGEVDQVVTDQVGGSALFASRFRECAARALLLPRRNPGKRTPLWQQRQRASQLLQVASEFGSFPIVLEAVRECLQDVFDVPGLVELMGDLESRRVRLVEVTTPEPSPFARSLLFGYVAQFLYEGDSPLAERRAAALSLDSRLLAELLGQAELRELLDAEVLTELERELQWLTEDRRVKDAEGVADILRVLGPLTDAELADRGAEPQWARDLAGARRAIRVRVAGADHWAAIEDAGRLRDALGTALPVGVPEAFTEPVKDPLGDLLARYARTHGPFTSATVAARFGLGTAVTEGALQRLAASGRVVQGEFHPAGIGQEWCDATVLRRLRRRSLAALRHELEPVPPPALAQFLPQWQHIGKGHSLRGIDGLVRAVEQLQGASVPASALEKLVLPSRVTNYTPAMLDELTAAGEIVWAGAGALPGKDGWVSLYLADAAPLLLPPPHPLELTALHQSVLDALTGGYGLFFRQIADQVRATTHPDATDPQLADAVWDLAWSGRLSNDTLTPMRSLLGSGRTAGSTAHRAKRTIPRGRYGSLTAAARTASRTGPPTVAGRWSLLPQREADPTVRAHALARTLLDRHGVVTRGAVSAEGVEGGFSATYRILSAFEDSGQARRGYVVEGLGAAQFAMDGAVDRLRAVSNARDRGEPVPESAAPDSWEPTWASDAPHNPAPADPAAEDWDWTRAFDNPHAPGPETGPDLTSGSPSPRSSASPASRDEYVSPRDYPPQPTPQHWQGAPAYGSGFGNRRSNTSDASRAVVLAAADPANAYGAALPWPDPPTEAGHKPGRKAGSLVVLVDGELTLYMERGGKTLLAWPSAPDTAPADDPRLRIGSEALAAAAKAGSLGTVTVERINGASALTSPLGTLLETAGFIATPRGLRLRA from the coding sequence ATGGTCAGCCCAGCACACCGAGCCCTGAACGGCTTCTCCCCCGCCACCCGCGGCTGGTTCACGGGTGCGTTCGACGCACCCACCACCGCCCAGGCCGGAGCATGGCAGGCCATCGCGGAGGGCTCGGACGTACTCGTCGTCGCCCCCACCGGCTCGGGCAAGACCCTCGCCGCCTTCCTCGCCGCCCTGGACCAGCTGGCCTCCACACCCCCACCCGCGGACCCCAAGAAGCGCTGCCGGGTCCTGTACGTCTCCCCCCTCAAGGCCCTCGCCGTCGACGTGGAGCGCAACCTCCGCAGCCCCCTCACCGGCATCCGCCAGGAATCCGTCCGCCTCGGCCTGCCGGAGCCCGAGATCAAGGTCGGCATCCGCTCCGGGGACACCCCCGCGGCCGAGCGCCGAGCCCTCTCCACCCGCCCCCCGGACATCCTGATCACCACCCCGGAATCCCTGTTCCTGATGCTGACGTCGGCGACCCGGGACGCCCTCACGGGCATCGAGACAGTGATCCTCGACGAGGTCCATGCCGTGGCCGGCACCAAGCGCGGCGCCCACCTCGCCCTGTCCCTGGAGCGCCTGGACGAACTCCTGCCGAAGCCGGCCCGCCGCATCGGCCTCTCCGCCACGGTCCGCCCGGTGGACGAGATCGCCCGCTACCTCTCCCCCCAGCGCAAGGTGGAGATCGTCCAGCCGAAGTCCGGCAAGGAGTTCGACCTCTCGGTCGTGGTCCCGGTGGAGGACCTCGGCGAACTCGGCGGTTCCCCGGTCGCCGAGGGCAACGAAGGCGCGGAGCGCCCCTCCATCTGGCCGCACGTGGAGGAGCGCATCACCGACCTCGTCCAGTCCCACCGCTCCACGATCGTCTTCGCGAACTCCCGCCGCCTCGCGGAGCGCCTCTGCAACCGCCTCAACGAGATCGCCTACGAGCGAGCCACCGGTGAGCCCCTGGACGAACACCACGCCCCGGCCGAGCTCATGGGCGGCTCAGGCGCGGCCCAGGGCGCACCCCAGGTCATCGCCCGGGCCCACCACGGCTCGGTCTCCAAGGAACAGCGCGCCCTGGTCGAGGAGGACCTCAAGGCGGGTCGCCTCCCCGCCGTAGTGGCGACATCGAGCCTCGAACTCGGCATCGACATGGGCGCGGTGGATCTCGTCATCCAGGTCGAGTCGCCCCCGTCCGTGGCCTCCGGCCTGCAGCGCGTCGGCCGCGCGGGCCACCAGGTCGGCGCGGTCTCCACCGGCGTGGTCTTCCCGAAGTACCGCGGCGACCTGGTCCAGGCGGCGGTCGTCACGGAACGCATGCGGACCGGTTCCATCGAGTCCCTCAAGGTCCCCGCGAACCCCTTGGACGTCCTCGCCCAGCAGCTCGTCGCGATGACCGCGATGGACACCTGGCAGCTCGACGACCTCCTCGCCACGGTCCGAAGGGCGGCCCCTTTCGCCTCCCTGCCCGAGTCCGCCTTCACCGCGGTTCTGGACATGCTCGCCGGCCGCTACCCCTCCGACGCCTTCGCCGAACTGCGTCCGCGCGTGGTCTGGGACCGCATCGCCGGCACGATCACCGGCCGTCCGGGCGCCCAGCGCCTCGCCGTCACCTCCGGCGGCACCATTCCCGACCGCGGTCTCTTCGGTGTCTTCCTCGCCGGCTCCGACCCCAAGAAGGGCGGCGGAAGGGTCGGCGAGCTCGACGAGGAGATGGTCTACGAGTCACGTGTCGGGGACGTGTTCACGCTCGGCACCAGCTCCTGGCGCATCGAGGACATCACCCGTGACCGCGTCCTGGTGTCCCCCGCCCCCGGCGTCCCCGGCAGGCTCCCCTTCTGGAAGGGCGACCAGCTGGGCCGTCCCCTGGAGCTGGGCCGCGCGGTGGGCGCGTTCCTCCGCGAGGTCGGCTCCCTGTCCAAGGAGGACGCCCGGCTGCGTCTCCTCGCCGCGGGCCTGGACGCGTGGGCGGCGGACAACGTCCTGTCCTACCTGGACGAACAGCGCGAGGCCTGCGGCCATGTCCCGGACGACCGGACGATCGTCGTGGAGCGCTTCCGGGACGAACTCGGCGACTGGCGGGTCGTCGTCCACTCCCCCTTCGGCGCCCAGGTCCACGCCCCCTGGGCGCTCGCCCTCGGCGCCAAGCTCTCCGAGCGCTACGGCATGGACGCACAGGTCATGCACGCCGACGACGGCATCGTCCTGCGGCTGCCCGACGCCGACATGATGAGCCTGGACCTCCTCGACCGGGAGCCGACCAGGACGGGCACGGAGTACGACGCCGAACAGGCCCCGGTGGGCGCGGCGGACGTCGTCTTCGACAAGGGCGAGGTCGACCAGGTCGTCACCGACCAGGTCGGCGGCTCGGCCCTGTTCGCCTCCCGCTTCCGCGAATGCGCCGCCCGCGCGCTCCTGCTGCCGCGCCGCAACCCCGGCAAGCGCACCCCCCTGTGGCAGCAGCGCCAGCGCGCTTCCCAGCTGCTGCAGGTGGCGAGCGAGTTCGGTTCGTTCCCGATCGTCCTGGAGGCGGTCCGTGAGTGCCTCCAGGACGTCTTCGACGTCCCCGGCCTCGTCGAGCTGATGGGCGACCTGGAGTCGCGCCGGGTCCGCCTGGTCGAGGTCACCACCCCCGAGCCCTCCCCCTTCGCCCGGTCCCTGCTCTTCGGCTACGTCGCCCAGTTCCTGTACGAGGGCGACTCTCCCCTCGCCGAGCGCCGGGCGGCGGCCCTGTCACTGGACTCCCGGCTGCTGGCCGAGCTGCTGGGGCAGGCGGAGCTGCGCGAGCTGCTCGACGCCGAGGTCCTGACCGAGCTGGAGCGCGAGCTCCAGTGGCTCACCGAGGACCGCCGCGTCAAGGACGCGGAAGGGGTCGCCGACATCCTCCGTGTGCTCGGCCCGCTCACGGACGCCGAGCTGGCCGACCGGGGCGCCGAGCCCCAGTGGGCGCGCGACCTCGCCGGAGCCCGTCGCGCGATCAGGGTCCGGGTCGCGGGCGCCGACCACTGGGCGGCGATCGAGGACGCGGGCCGCCTGCGCGACGCGCTCGGCACAGCGCTGCCGGTCGGTGTCCCGGAGGCCTTCACCGAACCGGTCAAGGACCCCCTCGGCGATCTCCTCGCCCGCTATGCCCGCACCCACGGCCCCTTCACCTCGGCGACGGTCGCCGCCCGCTTCGGGCTGGGCACGGCGGTCACCGAGGGCGCGCTGCAGCGCCTGGCGGCGAGCGGGCGGGTCGTCCAGGGAGAGTTCCACCCGGCGGGCATCGGCCAGGAGTGGTGCGACGCGACCGTGCTCCGCCGCCTGCGCCGCCGCTCCCTGGCCGCCCTGCGCCACGAACTCGAACCGGTGCCGCCACCGGCCCTCGCCCAGTTCCTCCCGCAGTGGCAGCACATCGGAAAGGGGCACTCCCTGCGCGGCATCGACGGACTCGTGCGTGCCGTGGAGCAGTTGCAGGGCGCCTCGGTGCCCGCCTCCGCCCTGGAGAAGCTCGTCCTGCCGTCACGCGTCACGAACTACACCCCGGCCATGCTCGACGAACTCACCGCGGCCGGAGAGATCGTGTGGGCGGGTGCGGGCGCGCTCCCCGGCAAGGACGGCTGGGTCTCCCTGTACCTGGCGGACGCGGCACCGCTCCTCCTGCCGCCGCCCCACCCCCTGGAGCTGACGGCCCTCCATCAGTCCGTCCTGGACGCCCTCACCGGCGGCTACGGCCTGTTCTTCCGCCAGATCGCCGACCAGGTCCGCGCCACCACCCACCCGGACGCCACCGACCCCCAACTGGCCGACGCCGTATGGGACCTGGCCTGGTCGGGCCGGCTCAGCAACGACACGCTCACCCCCATGCGCTCCCTGCTGGGCTCCGGCCGCACCGCCGGTTCCACCGCCCACCGCGCCAAACGAACGATCCCCCGCGGCCGCTACGGCTCCCTCACGGCGGCCGCCCGCACCGCCTCCCGCACCGGCCCGCCGACCGTCGCCGGCCGCTGGTCCCTGCTCCCGCAGCGCGAGGCCGACCCGACCGTGCGGGCCCACGCCCTGGCCCGGACCCTCCTCGACCGCCACGGAGTGGTCACCCGGGGAGCCGTCTCGGCGGAGGGCGTGGAGGGCGGCTTCTCGGCGACGTACCGCATCCTCTCCGCCTTCGAGGACAGCGGACAGGCCCGGCGCGGCTACGTCGTGGAGGGCCTCGGCGCCGCCCAGTTCGCGATGGACGGCGCGGTCGACCGCCTCCGCGCGGTGTCCAACGCCCGAGACCGCGGCGAGCCCGTGCCCGAGAGCGCGGCTCCCGACAGCTGGGAGCCCACCTGGGCTTCCGACGCGCCCCACAACCCCGCACCGGCCGATCCCGCAGCCGAGGACTGGGACTGGACCCGGGCCTTCGACAACCCCCACGCCCCCGGCCCGGAAACCGGACCGGACCTCACCTCCGGATCCCCGTCCCCCAGGTCTTCCGCCTCCCCCGCCTCCCGGGACGAGTACGTCTCACCGCGCGACTATCCGCCCCAGCCCACCCCCCAGCACTGGCAGGGCGCCCCCGCGTACGGTTCCGGCTTCGGCAACCGCAGGTCCAACACCTCCGACGCCTCCCGAGCCGTCGTCCTGGCCGCGGCCGACCCGGCCAACGCCTACGGCGCCGCCCTGCCCTGGCCCGACCCTCCGACCGAGGCGGGCCACAAGCCGGGCCGCAAGGCGGGCTCCCTCGTGGTCCTCGTGGACGGCGAGCTCACGCTCTACATGGAGCGGGGCGGCAAGACCCTCCTGGCCTGGCCCTCCGCCCCCGACACCGCCCCGGCCGACGATCCCCGTCTGCGCATCGGCTCCGAGGCCCTCGCCGCGGCCGCCAAGGCCGGCTCCCTGGGCACCGTCACGGTGGAACGGATCAACGGCGCCTCAGCCCTGACCTCCCCCCTGGGCACCCTCCTGGAGACAGCGGGCTTCATCGCCACCCCCCGGGGCCTGCGCCTGCGCGCATGA
- a CDS encoding Fpg/Nei family DNA glycosylase translates to MPEGDTVWQSAKRLHSALADKVLTRSDLRVPKFATADLTGRRVLDVTPRGKHLLTRIEGGLTLHSHLRMDGSWKVYAHDQRWTGGPAHQIRAILANTDRAAVGYRLPVLELIRTADEHKAVGHLGPDLLGPDWNPERALGNLLKDPARPLGEALLDQRNLAGIGNVYKSELCFLLGATPWLPVGALPADLAAQLPALAKKLLEANRERPVRTTTGRRGQDLFVYGRARRPCLRCRTSIRIADQGDGSRERPTYWCPRCQTGPAPSPHRRTPGGAHPGTSRRTTD, encoded by the coding sequence ATGCCCGAAGGAGACACGGTCTGGCAGTCCGCGAAACGCCTGCACAGCGCCCTCGCGGACAAAGTGCTGACCCGCAGCGACCTACGGGTGCCGAAGTTCGCCACAGCCGACCTCACCGGACGCAGGGTCCTCGACGTCACTCCTCGGGGCAAGCACCTGCTCACCCGTATCGAGGGCGGCCTGACCCTCCACTCGCACCTCCGCATGGACGGCTCCTGGAAGGTGTACGCGCACGACCAGCGCTGGACGGGCGGCCCCGCGCACCAGATCCGCGCGATCCTGGCCAACACGGACCGCGCGGCCGTGGGCTACCGCCTCCCCGTCCTCGAACTGATCCGCACCGCGGACGAGCACAAGGCCGTCGGTCACCTGGGCCCCGATCTCCTGGGCCCGGACTGGAACCCCGAGCGCGCCCTCGGCAACCTCCTCAAGGACCCCGCCCGCCCCCTCGGCGAGGCCCTCCTCGACCAGCGCAATCTCGCCGGCATCGGCAATGTCTACAAGAGCGAACTGTGCTTCCTGCTCGGCGCCACCCCCTGGCTCCCCGTCGGCGCCCTCCCCGCCGACCTCGCGGCACAGCTCCCCGCGCTCGCCAAGAAGCTCCTGGAGGCCAACCGTGAGCGCCCGGTCCGCACCACGACCGGCCGCCGCGGCCAGGACCTGTTCGTCTACGGCCGCGCCCGCCGCCCCTGCCTCCGCTGCCGCACCTCGATCCGCATCGCCGACCAGGGCGACGGCTCCCGGGAGCGCCCCACGTACTGGTGTCCCCGCTGCCAGACGGGCCCGGCCCCGAGCCCGCACCGCAGGACACCCGGCGGAGCACACCCCGGAACCTCACGCCGTACGACTGATTGA
- the recX gene encoding recombination regulator RecX, producing the protein MTRRTDWAGNEDAPRGRGGKGDGGSAGPGGEGHGDSAGHGTDGGHGRAVSYGAGRAHGDETTGGTDGGWGRALMYGDGRPYQVGSPDGDGSSYGDRPSHGGSEPYGDAESYGGEGAVRGSGAMGRGSRGGVGGTRGAGGSRGRRQRRRGFGESPGEDGDGLSSSRAEKGESPADPVERARAICLRLLTGTPRTRKQLADALRKREIPDDAAEEVLSRFEEVGLINDSAFAEAWVESRHHGRGLARRALAQELRTKGVDSTLIDVAVSQLDSEQEEATARELVDRKLRATRGLDRDKRLRRLAGMLARKGYSEGMALRVVRQALEEEGEETEFLGDEGF; encoded by the coding sequence GTGACACGGCGAACCGACTGGGCCGGGAACGAGGACGCTCCGCGAGGACGGGGCGGAAAAGGCGACGGGGGTTCTGCCGGGCCGGGCGGCGAAGGACACGGGGACAGCGCGGGGCACGGCACGGACGGGGGACACGGCCGTGCGGTGTCCTACGGCGCGGGCCGGGCCCACGGCGACGAGACGACGGGCGGCACGGACGGGGGATGGGGCCGTGCGCTGATGTACGGCGACGGCCGGCCCTACCAGGTCGGTAGCCCCGACGGTGACGGTTCGTCCTACGGCGACCGTCCGTCCCACGGCGGCAGTGAGCCGTACGGCGACGCAGAGTCGTACGGCGGCGAAGGGGCGGTGCGTGGCTCCGGCGCGATGGGCCGGGGTTCGCGTGGCGGTGTGGGTGGAACCCGTGGCGCGGGCGGTTCCCGGGGGCGTCGGCAGCGTCGGCGTGGCTTCGGGGAGTCGCCCGGTGAGGACGGAGACGGTCTCTCCTCGTCGAGGGCCGAGAAGGGGGAGTCTCCGGCGGACCCGGTGGAGCGGGCGCGGGCGATCTGTCTGCGTCTGCTCACCGGGACCCCGCGCACGCGCAAGCAGCTCGCCGACGCCCTGCGCAAGCGGGAGATCCCGGACGACGCCGCCGAGGAGGTGCTGTCGCGGTTCGAGGAGGTCGGGCTGATCAACGACAGCGCGTTCGCGGAGGCCTGGGTGGAGTCCCGCCACCACGGCCGTGGCCTCGCCAGGCGGGCGCTCGCCCAGGAGCTCCGGACCAAGGGGGTCGACTCCACGCTGATCGACGTGGCCGTCTCGCAGCTCGACTCCGAACAGGAGGAGGCGACGGCCCGCGAGCTCGTCGACCGCAAGCTGCGGGCGACGCGTGGCCTCGACCGCGACAAGCGACTGCGCCGCCTCGCCGGCATGCTCGCCCGCAAGGGCTACTCCGAGGGCATGGCCCTGCGAGTGGTCCGGCAGGCGCTGGAGGAGGAGGGCGAGGAGACGGAGTTCCTCGGCGACGAGGGGTTCTGA
- a CDS encoding DUF3046 domain-containing protein, translating to MRLTVFWQRMAEHFGPGYADTFARDHVMAELGGRTVHEALDAGWDAKDVWRVVCTVMNVPGERH from the coding sequence ATGCGGTTGACGGTTTTCTGGCAGCGGATGGCGGAACACTTCGGTCCGGGGTACGCCGACACCTTCGCGCGCGATCATGTGATGGCGGAGCTCGGCGGACGCACGGTGCACGAGGCGCTGGACGCGGGCTGGGACGCCAAGGACGTGTGGCGCGTGGTCTGCACCGTGATGAACGTTCCGGGGGAGCGGCACTGA
- a CDS encoding AI-2E family transporter, producing the protein MAPTDESGQAAQQASPFGTTPPTRPPAVDAGPNARMPRWLPRAMVLALTLFAVFQLGSWAFHQLIGLLINILIAFFLALAIEPAVSKMAARGMRRGLATFLVFFAVLIAVAGFVTLLGSMLAGQIIKIVEDFPDYLDSVIAWINGHFHTELKRVDVQEGLLRSDWLRNYVQNSASGVLDVSAQVLGGLFQLLTIALFSFYFAADGPRLRRAICSVLPPARQAEVLRAWEIAVDKTGGYLYSRGLMALVSGFAHFVLLQALDVPYAPVLAVWVGLVSQFIPTIGTYLAGALPMLIAFTVDPWYALWVLIFVVIYQQFENYVLQPKLTSKTVDIHPAVAFGSVIAGTALLGAVGALIAIPAVATLQAFLGAYVKRYDVTDDPRVHGHRRRGEAPSPLTRARALWERRRPGPQESADGDGSS; encoded by the coding sequence GTGGCACCCACTGACGAGTCCGGGCAGGCAGCCCAGCAGGCATCTCCGTTCGGCACGACGCCGCCCACCCGGCCCCCGGCCGTCGACGCGGGGCCGAACGCCCGCATGCCGCGCTGGCTTCCACGCGCCATGGTGCTCGCGCTGACGCTCTTCGCCGTCTTCCAGCTCGGCAGTTGGGCCTTCCACCAGCTGATCGGCCTGCTGATCAACATCCTCATCGCGTTCTTCCTGGCCCTGGCCATAGAACCCGCGGTGAGCAAGATGGCCGCCCGCGGCATGCGCAGAGGGCTCGCCACCTTCCTCGTCTTCTTCGCGGTGCTGATCGCGGTCGCCGGCTTCGTCACGCTCCTCGGTTCGATGCTCGCGGGCCAGATCATCAAGATCGTCGAGGACTTCCCCGACTACCTCGACTCCGTCATCGCCTGGATCAACGGCCACTTCCACACCGAGCTGAAGCGGGTGGACGTCCAGGAGGGGCTGCTGCGCTCCGACTGGCTGCGCAACTACGTGCAGAACAGCGCCAGCGGTGTGCTGGACGTCTCCGCCCAGGTGCTCGGAGGGCTCTTCCAGCTGCTGACGATCGCACTGTTCTCGTTCTACTTCGCCGCGGACGGCCCACGGCTGCGCCGCGCGATCTGCTCCGTGCTGCCGCCCGCCCGGCAGGCCGAGGTGCTGCGCGCGTGGGAGATCGCCGTCGACAAGACCGGCGGCTACCTCTACTCACGCGGTCTGATGGCGCTCGTCTCCGGATTCGCGCACTTCGTCCTGCTGCAGGCCCTGGACGTGCCGTACGCGCCCGTGCTCGCCGTGTGGGTCGGTCTGGTCTCGCAGTTCATCCCCACCATCGGCACCTATCTCGCGGGCGCCCTGCCCATGCTGATCGCCTTCACGGTCGATCCCTGGTACGCGCTGTGGGTGCTCATCTTCGTGGTGATCTACCAGCAGTTCGAGAACTACGTGCTCCAGCCCAAGCTGACCTCGAAGACCGTCGACATCCACCCCGCGGTCGCCTTCGGCTCGGTCATCGCGGGCACCGCCCTGCTCGGCGCGGTCGGTGCCCTGATCGCTATCCCTGCCGTCGCCACGCTCCAGGCGTTCCTGGGGGCGTACGTGAAGCGGTACGACGTCACGGACGACCCCCGTGTCCACGGGCACCGGAGGAGGGGTGAGGCGCCCTCGCCCCTCACGCGCGCGCGTGCGCTGTGGGAGCGGCGGCGGCCGGGGCCGCAGGAATCCGCCGACGGCGACGGCTCGTCCTGA